The Fragaria vesca subsp. vesca linkage group LG2, FraVesHawaii_1.0, whole genome shotgun sequence genome includes a window with the following:
- the LOC101301737 gene encoding putative B3 domain-containing protein Os04g0346900-like: MVRIPTNGIEEKNPSFFKIILPGRNSEYVRIPRRFVQEHIVNKLPKMATLKLKRSSEYSRNVKVKKSGEDVFLKDGWLEFMRDACLGDKEFLVFIYTGKMHFSVKVYDKNACERMVFPEIKTHQNTTSSRSTKRPCGRPRKSSIGNSADVLKEVKEDEEDCIKNTEKSSSKSTEMPTSESRKRSPVRQKETTSRSTKRPRGRPRKYPVTYKDSGKYIPKSEFDVLREVKEEEVEYQESGELMKSELQYFTSKIHRLSQVYMCKPFYVENLSSRNYDFLFLKNSEGTEWYKVTLSRYRDTAFMTKGWHAFAVANQVKVGSLCQFHFLKENKIVVHILNS, encoded by the exons ATGGTGAGGATACCGACTAATGGTATTGAGGAGAAGAATCCTAGCTTCTTCAAGATTATTCTACCTGGCCGCAACTCTGAGTATGTG AGAATTCCACGTAGATTTGTCCAAGAGCACATTGTGAACAAACTCCCTAAAATGGCGACATTGAAATTGAAGCGATCCTCGGAGTATTCAAGGAATGTAAAAGTGAAAAAATCAGGAGAAGATGTGTTTTTGAAAGATGGATGGCTTGAGTTTATGAGAGATGCCTGCTTGGGTGATAAAGAGTTTTTAGTGTTCATATACACTGGAAAAATGCATTTCAGCGTAAAGGTTTACGACAAGAATGCGTGTGAGAGAATGGTTTTCCCTGAGATCAAAACACACCAAAACACAACTTCATCTAGGAGTACTAAAAGGCCTTGTGGGAGACCAAGAAAATCTAGCATAGGCAATTCAG CTGATGTGCTCAAGGAGGTTAAAGAGGATGAAGAAGATTGCATTAAGAATACAGAAAAATCCAGTTCCAAGAGTACTGAAATGCCTACTTCTGAGAGTAGAAAAAGATCTCCTGTTCGACAAAAAGAAACAACTTCTCGGAGTACTAAGAGGCCTCGTGGTAGACCAAGAAAATACCCTGTCACATATAAAGACTCGG GCAAGTACATTCCAAAATCTGAATTTGATGTACTCAGAGAGGTTAAAGAAGAGGAAGTAGAGTACCAAGAATCTGGGGAGTTGATGAAATCCGAATTGCAATATTTTACAAGCAAAATCCACAGACTAAGTCAAGTG TACATGTGCAAACCGTTCTATGTGGAAAATCTTTCATCACGAAACTATGACTTCCTTTTCCTGAAAAATTCAGAGGGAACAGAATGGTACAAAGTGACGCTTAGCCGTTACCGTGACACGGCTTTCATGACTAAAGGGTGGCATGCTTTTGCAGTTGCTAACCAAGTCAAGGTGGGCAGTCTCTGCCAATTTCACTTCCTAAAAGAGAACAAAATTGTTGTTCACATATTGAACAGCTGA